The nucleotide sequence CGGCTCCCGTTTGATTTTCTCGGCGACGATGGTCATTCTCGGTGCGCGCTTAGGCGTTTGGGCAAACTGAACCCGCCCAAACGCCTATGATCGTCGTTATTGGACGGCAATATAAATCAATAAGATGATTGTCTAATCAATTTACTACCGTTATCTTAACCCCGACTGGAAATAAATGGGTTAATTCCCGTTATGTATCCGGTTTTCGAAAGTTTTCCGCAAGCGCGGAAAGCGGAAGGCGGCCATTCCCTACTAATCCTCGCCGCCAAGAGGTTCCGCCAAAGGGCCCCTGTGTGCATTGACGCTCTGTCAACGTTACGCCGATTTCCCTTGGTTATCAGGAATACCCCCGCAGGACTGCGCTTGCTATTGATTGAAGGTTTCAACCCTATGCTTGCCAGCAGCGCGCAAGCCGCAATGACACTGTTCCCTGCCGTCTCGACGACGGTGGACGTGTTTGCATGCGCGCCTGGCGGCAATCAAAATAGCGCGCCCACCAATCCCTCACGCTCAGGCTCTGCCCTCGGCGTGCGCGCTAATGGGCGCCATTGGAGTTCCAATTTAAATGACCAAACGCATGCTTATCGATGCGACCCACCCGGAAGAGACCCGGGTCGCGCTCGTGGACGGAAATCAGCTTGAAGATTTCGACGTAGAGGTATCTTCCAGAAGGCAATTAAAGGGTAACATCTATCTCGCTAAAGTCGTCCGTGTGGAGCCGTCGCTCCAAGCGGCTTTTGTCGATTATGGTGGAAACCGCCACGGATTCCTGGCCTTTAGTGAAATACATCCCGACTATTATCAAATTCCGGTTGCCGACCGCGAAGAGGCCGAGGCTCATCACGCCGCCGAAGAAGCCGTCCATGAGGACGCGCCCGAACACGTCGATGCCGACGCCACACCAGCTGGCGATGAAGACGATCATGGCGAAGACGTCGATCCGGGTGAGAACGCTGAAAACGGCGAGCTCGACATCGAACCTGAAAACGGCAACGGCGGCTCCGTCGAAACCGTGGGCGGGGACGAAACCGACGAGGTCGGCGAAACCCATCACCGTCGCCAACCCAGCGCCAAGCAATACAAGATCCAAGAGGTCATCAAACGCCGTCAGGTGTTGCTGATCCAGGTCGTCAAGGAAGAACGTGGCAACAAGGGCGCGGCGTTGACCACCTATATGTCGTTGGCCGGACGGTATTGCGTGCTGATGCCCAACACCGCGCGCGGGGGCGGCATTTCGCGCAAAATCACCAACTCCGCCGACCGTAAGTCGCTGAAAGCGATCTTGTCGAGCCTCGACGTGCCCCACGGCATGGCCGTGATCCTGCGCACGGCAGGCATCGGCCGCACCAAGGCCGAAATCAAGCGCGATTTCGAATACCTGATCCGTCTGTGGAACAACGTGCGCGATTTGACGCTGCAATCGACCGCGCCGACGCTGGTGCACGAAGAAGGCGACATCGTGCGCCGCTCGATCCGCGATCTGTATTCGCGCGACATCGAAGACATCCAGGTCGAAGGCGAAGAAGCCTATCGTGCCGCCAAGGAATTCATGAAGCTGCTGATCCCCAGCCACGCGCGCCGGGTCAAGCTGTACAAAGAAACCTCCGCACCGCTGTTTCGCAGCGCCGGAGTCGAAAATCAGTTGGATGCGATCCACAACCCGGTCGTGCACTTGCCGTCCGGCGGCTATCTGGTGATCAACCCGACCGAGGCGTTGGTTTCCATCGACGTCAACTCGGGCCGCTCCACCAAGGAACGCAACATCGAGGAAACGGCGGTCAAGACCAACCTCGAAGCCGCCGACGAAGTCGCGCGCCAGCTGCGCCTGCGCGATTTGGCCGGTCTGGTGGTCATCGATTTCATCGACATGGACGTCAACCGCAACAATTCCCAGGTCGAACGGCGCATGAAAGAAGCGCTCAAGCATGACCGCGCGCGCATCCAGGTGGGCCGCATCAGCCCGTTCGGCTTGCTGGAAATGTCGCGCCAGCGCCTGCGCCCCAGCCTGATCGAAACCTCGTCCGAGCCCTGCCCGCACTGCGGCGGCACCGGCATTCGCCGTTCCACCGAAAGCACCGCGCTGGTGGTGCTGCGCGCCATCGACGAGGAAGGCGCCAATCGCCGCGCCGCGGAACTGACCGTGCACGTGCCGACTTCGGTGGCGCTGTACATTCTCAACCACAAACGCGATGCCTTGGCCGAACTGGAAGCCAAATACGGCATGCAGGTGATGCTGACCAACGACGATTCGCTGGTCCCGCCTGACCTGCGCTTGGAACGCACCAAGAATCAGAACGGCGAAACCATCTCCGAAATGGTTGCCAACGTGCGCCCCGATGTGGCTGAGGACGCCGGACGCAAACGCAAACGCCGACGCCGTGGCCGCAAACGCGACGACATGGACGGACTGGATACCCAATACGACGCCGCCGACGCCGCCGAAGACGAAATCGAGGCCGGCGACGAAGAAACGGTCGAAACCGCTGAAACCGCCGAGACCGGCGAAGAAGGCAAAAGCAAACGCCGCCGCCGTTCGCGTCGCGGTGGTCGTCGCCGTCGCAAATCCATCGATGCCGCCACTGAGGCCGCTGAAGGTGCCGAACCCGGTGACACAACGGACGAGGCTGGCGACAGTGAAACCGTTTCCGGCGCGGACGAAGACAACCTTGAGACCGCAGCCATGGCCAGCGGTGAAGAACGTCCCAAACGCCGCCGTTCCCGCCGTCGCCGCAAACCCGCTGGTGCAGAGACGGGCGAACCCGCCAACAGCAACGACGAAACCGCTGAGGACGTGGCCATCGCTGCCGACGAAACTGTGAGTGATGCCGTTGAGGGCGAAGTTTCCGAAGGCGGCGAAGAAAAGCCCAAGCGCCGTCGTCGTTCGCGCCGCAAGCCCGCCGCAGCCGAAGCCGCTGCGGACACCGCAGTCGCCGATGATGCAACCGAAGCCGTCGCAGACGACGTTCAAGCGGACGCCCAGGCGGAAGATGACACGGACAAACCCAAACGCCGTTCGCGCGCCCGCAAAAAGCCCGAGCCGGCAGTCGAGGCCGAAACTGTTGTCGAAGCTGAAGCTGAGACCGAAGTCGCTGCCGAAACCGAACCGCAGGTCACAGCCCCGGAACCCGCTGTCGCGGAACCCGCCGCTGAAGAACCTGCCGCCGAAGAATCTGCAGCAGCAGAGCCCTTGGCCCCCGCGCCGGTCCCCGGCGTGGAAACCGTGGTGGTCGGCGAAGTGGCTGAGAAACCCAAACGCAAAGGCTGGTGGAACCTCGGCGGCTAACGCCTTCCACCTTTCCGAAAACAAAAAGGCGCGGACCTGGGTCCGCGCCTTTTTATATGCTCGATTTATATACTCGATGGCTGGCTCAAAGGGTTTGGCGAAACACTTTCAGCCGTTTCGCCGCTTCGGCCATGTCTTCGGTGCTGCCGGCGAACGAGAACCTGACGAACTGGTGGCCGCGTTGCGGGTCGAAATCGACCCCGGGGGTCACCGCGACGCCGGTTTGGGCCAAAATCTGCTGGCAAAAGGCTTGGCTGTCATCGGTCAGGTGTGCGACGTCAGCGTAGACGTAGAAGGCCCCTTGGGCATGGCTGAGCTTGTCGAAGCCGGCCTTGGGCAACTCATCCAGCAACAGGTCGCGGTTGGCCTTGTAGCGCGCCACGTTGGCGTCGAGTTCGGCTTGGCAATCGAACGCGCTGATCGCCGCCATCTGCGACAAGGTCGGCGCAGATATAAACAGGTTTTGCGCCAAGCATTCGACCGAGCGCGCCAAGCTTTCGGGAAACACCAGCCAACCCAGTCGCCAGCCTGTCATCGAATAGTATTTCGAAAAGCTGTTGACGACGAAGCACTCGTCATCGAACTCGGCCATGGTGTGGGCCGGTTCTTCGAAGGTAATGCCGTGATAAATTTCGTCCGACACCACCCGCATGCCGCGTGCGCGGCAATACGCCGCCAAGGCCTGCAATCCATCACGGTCGATCATGGTGCCTGTGGGATTGGATGGCGAGGCGATGATGAGACCGTCCAAGCGTCCGTCCACTTGGTCGAGCAGATCCGGGGTTGGCTGAAAATCCGTGTCAGGCCCGGTGAGGATGTCCACCACTTCGATATCGAGCGCGGTCAAGATGTTGCGATACGCCGGATAGCCGGGGCTCGCCAGCGCCACCCGGTCGCCGGCATCGAACGCAGACAAAAAAGCCAACAAAAATCCGCCGCTTGATCCGGTGGTCACGGCGATGCGCGCTGGATCGACATCTACTCCATACGTGTTGCGGTATTGCGCCGCGATGCGGTCTTTCAGGGGCGGCACGCCGAACGCGTCGGTGTAGCCCAAGAGTTCACGGTCCAAAGCATCGCGGGCGGCTTGCAGAACCTTCGACGGAGCGGCGGTGGACGGTTGGCCGACCTCCATATGCAAGATGTCTTCGCCTTGAGCTTCGCGCGCGTTGGCGGCACGCATCACGTCCATCACGATGAACGGCGAGATCGCACCGCGCTTGGCGGCTTTCAGGGTCATCGTCTTGCTCCGCTTTACAGCATCGACCCGGCGGCGAGCCCCGCGCCACGCGGATCGGTCGCCATCTGGCACGTCAACGGTTGGGTCGGCAGCCCGTCGGGACAATACAGCACGTTCACTTGGCCGAGCGACGGGATTTGCGACAAATTGTGCCCCGCCGTCGCCAAACGGCTTTGCGCGGCCGGATCCAAGGTCGGTTCGATATAGGTCACATCGGGGTCACCGCCGTTGTGCACGCGCGGCGCATTGACCGCCTCTTTGGCGGTTTGGCCCGCTTCAGCGATGCGTGCGACCACACCAGCCAGCGCACCCGGTGCAACGACGCCACCGCTGGCTGCTGCGGCCATACGAAATTCCTTGGTCGGTTCATTGATCAGCAACATTGGCGCCAAACCGGTCGGCCCACGCCCGCTGTCATCGGGAGCCGCGGCCAACAACACGCCGGTGCCCGCAACGACGCGTCCGGTGCCGAAGCTGGCGTTCATGCTCACCGAGCACGCCACCGCATTGCCTTGCGCATCCGCAGCCACGAACGAGGTCGCCGCCGGGCTTTCGTGACGGTTGACCGGACGCGGACTCAAGTTTGCCAAAGGCGTTTTGCGGTCCGCTTGAACCTTGCCACTCAGCGCCGCGATCCGTCCAGATTCCGCCAGCGCCCCAACGTCTTTGGCGGTAATCCAGGTTTCGCGATCCGCGAACGCATGCGCGCCGATTTCCGCCAACAGATGGGCGCGTGTGCCCTCGTCGCCGCCATCGAACTGGCCCTGTTCGATCAACATCGCCAGCATCACCGCCGCTTGGCTGGAGGCTACGGCTGGCGGCGGGGCGAAGTGGGCGACTTCATTGCCGACCTTAACGCGCACCGTTTTACGCCATTCGGGGCGGAAATCTCGCAGTTCTTCGATGGTCAATGAGCCACCTGCACGTTGGGTGCTTTCGACGAAATGGGTGGCGAACGGCCCGGTGTAAAACGGCCCTACCCCCCGCGCACGCAACATGCCCAGGGTTCCAGCCAGATCCAGTTGTTCGATTTTTTCGCCTTCAACGGCAACGCCCGAACCCGTTCTGGACGCATACATGGCCTGCGCACCCGGATCGGCCAACACCGCCGGACCGATGGCGGCCAAATCGCGCGCAAACGCACGCGACGTGGGATGGCCAAAGCGGGCGAAATTTTCCGCGGGGGTGATGACTTGACGCCACAACAACCGGCCGTGGCGCGCTTGCAAAGCAAAGAAGCCGCGCGGGTTCGCGGGGACGGCGCTCGGCCGGTCTGCCCCGGCGGGAATCGCTTTTGGGCCTGTGGCGGTGAAATCGAGAACCTCGGTCACGCCGCTGGCGCGGTCGAAAGCCACGCACATGCCGCCGCCGCCCAGCCCGGCACGCGACGGCAAGGTCACCGCCATGGTGAAGTACATCGCCGACACCGCATCCGCCGCCGTGCCGCCGGACGACAGAATGTCCCGCCCGACCAGCGCGGCGCGCGGTTCGTCTGCCACAACTCCGCCTAAAAAGCCTGATACAAATCCGACTGAGCCTTTCTGCAACTGCTTTTCATTGGAGCCGCAGGCCGCCACACCAAGCGCCAGCGCCGCGACACTCAATTGACGGGTCAGGCTGCGGGTCTTAGGCTGCCAGAAAGACAGGTTCGTACGAACGGTCTCAGAGATTTTAAAAATGGTCTTGAATGTGTTGAAGCGACTGCTCACCCCGGTGTCCTTTGTTATCTTGTTCCGCCGAAAGGCGGTGTCTCAAGGGGTGCAGCGCGTCGATCGCTTTCATTCCCCAATGCGGCGTTTATGTTCGGTCGCCTTAATCGTGGCGTTGGCCTGGATGATGCCCAATTCGACCGCCTTTGCGCAAGGGGGTCAAACCATCATTCGCGATGCCGAGATCGAAGGTATCATCCGAGCCTATTCGACACCACTGTTCGTCGCCGCCGGGCTGGACCCCAAAAGCGTCAATATCCGTCTTATTCAAGACTCCACCCTCAATGCGTTCGTCGCGGGTGGACGCAACATCTTCATCCACACCGGCCTGTTGCTGGCCAGCAAGGATCCCAACGCGTTGATCGGCGTCATCGCTCACGAAACCGGCCACATCGAAGGCGGCCACCTAAGCCGCACCCGTAACGCCATCGAAGGCGCGTCGATGGTGCAGTTGATCGGCACCCTGCTCGGCGTGGCGGCGGCGGTCGGCAGCGGCCGGTCGGACGTCGGTCAGGCGGTGATTATGGGCAGCCAATCCGCCGGCCAACGGATTTTCATGAAGTATTCGCAAACTCAAGAATCCGCTGCCGACCAAGCTGCAATGCGGCTTTTGGAGGAAACCGAGCGTTCCGCTCGGGGCCTGGAAGGCTTCCTCAGCCAGTTGGGCGATCAAGAAATTCTCAACCCGCGCCTGCAAGACCCCTATGCCCAGACCCATCCGCTGAGCCGCGAACGCATCGACACCTTGCGCGCCTATATCGCCACATCACCCTATTCGGACAAACCACCGTCCAATGAGGACGTCGAAGCCCACGCCATTATGGTGGCGAAACTCTTTGCGTTCATCAATCCGTTCATCCAAACGATGCGCAAATATCCCGAGACGGATCAAAGTTTTGCCGCCCGCTACGCACGTGTGATCGCCCATTACCGCAAACCCGACCTCAAGACCGCCCTGCCGCTCTTGGACGAACTGATCCACGAAATGCCGCGCAATCCGTTCTTGCTGGAACTCAAGGGGCAGATGCTGTTCGAACACGCTCGTCCCCAAGAAGCGCTGGAAGCATACCGTAAATCCTATGAACTGTTACCCGACGAACCGCTGATCATCATGGAACTGGCCCGCGTGGAGTTGGAGGTCGGCACCCCCGAGCTTATCGATCAATCGATCGAGCATCTATCCATCGCCCACCATCTCGGTGCGGCCAACGCCTTTTCGTGGCGGCAATTGGGCATTGCTTATGGGCGCAAGGGCGAGATGGGCTTGAGTTCTCTGGCGCTGGCGGAATCGGAATACCGTACCGGTCAGCTCGCCAACGCCCAGTATCATGCCGGACGCGCGGTTTCTCTTTTGAAAACCGGATCACGCGAACACCTTCAGGCCCAAGACCTGGAAGAAGCCATCAAAGTCGCCATGGCCCGACGCGCCGCAGCGAAGAAGTGACGTCATGAGGCCGTCTGGTGTTTTCAATCTGCTCATTCTCAGCGCGCTTGGCCTCGGCCTCGCCGCCTGCGCGACACCCACCAAAATCGCCGTGGTCCCCGATCAACCCAGCCCCGAAGGCCGCTTGACGGTGATGGGATCGTTGCGCAACTTCAGCCTCGACGCACCCCCTGCGGATTGGATCATATCCGGCGGCGGCAGCGCGCAATCTTCATCGTCTCTCTCAACTGTGATGCGCGATGGCGTGCCCGCCCTGGAACTCAAGAGCGGGCTGGAACGCATCATTGCGGTGCGCCAAGTGGACGCAATGATGCTGGCGACCCCGTTTCTCAGTTGGAACTGGCATCTCAGCAACCACGGCGAAGGCATCCACCCCATACGTCTGATCGTCGGATTTCACGGCGGGGCCGCCGCCCCCAACGTCGAACGCGCCTCTCAAGGTTTGGGGCTGCCGCCTCATGATCGCGCTTTGGCGCTGGTGTGGGGCGACACCGCGCTGCGCCGCGGATCACTGAGTCTGCCACCTGCCGACAAACCCTACGTGGCGCCGATCTATACCGTGCGCGGCGGGCGTGAAAACACCCGAAAATGGTGGCTGGAACATATCGACCTGTCGGAGCTTTACGCCAAGGCATGGCCGAACGACGATCGCACGTATACCCGCATCGCCTTTATCGGTTTGGCCTCGGCCCCGACAAGCATGCCGGTTCGCGGTCGGATATCGGGAATTTTATTGACACATTGAAGCCACGATCGTTCTCTACCCATAACGCAATGGCCCTGCACGTGGGGCGCAATCTTCATAGGGAGACTTACATGTCCTTTGTCAGGACCTTCATCATCGCCACCGCCATGGCGATCGGCGCGCCGCTTGGCGCTGCCCATGCCGATACACTCAGTGCGGCACAAAAAACGGAAGTCGAACAGGTGGTGCGCGCCTATCTTCTGAAAAATCCGGAAGTCATCGTCGAGGCGATCAACGAATTGCAACGCCGCGATGAAGCCGCTGCCGCTGAAAAACAGCGCATCGCCATGCAGGCGATGTCGGCCGACCTGACCGCCAGTCCCAACGATCCGGTCATGGGCAATCCTAATGGCGACGTCACGATGGTGGAATTCTTCGATTATCGCTGCGGGTTTTGCAAACGCGTTTTCGACGACGTGCAGACATTGATCAAAGAAGACGGCAACATCCGTTATGTGCTCAAAGAGTTCCCCATTCTGGGCGACGACAGCGTCTACGCATCACGCGCGGCACTGGCCGTATGGCTACATCAACGTGATAAATACCCCGCCCTTCACACCGCCTTGATGACCAGCAAAGGCGCGCTCAGCAACGACAAGGTGATGGAACTGGCCAAGGACGCCGGTATCGACACGCAAGCCTTGGCCGAACAGATGAACGACCCCGAAATCGGCAAAACAGTCAATGCCACCCATGCTCAGGCTCAGGCCTTGGGCATCACCGGAACGCCGGCGTTTATCATTGGCGACAATATCGCACCCGGTGCGATCCCGCTTGCATCGATGAAGAAGATGGTCGATGCGGCGCGCGGTAAGGCGACCAATTAATCGCTGCCATCCAAATGAAAACGGCGCGGTCCCTTGCGGTCCGCGCCGTTTTTTTGATCCACGATCTCGTGCGTTCAGCAGTCGGGTTTGGGCAGAATTTCCACCTTGGTCATGCCCATTTCGACGGTGAAATCACCGTAATCCAACATCCAGCGCACGGGAATTCCGTTATCGAGGTAATCGGCCTCGATTTCATAAAGCGGCTCGCCGGTCTGGCTCGCGGGATCGAAGTACGCCAAGCGAAAATTCCACCCCGGATGCGTCAAGGCTGCATCCTTGAAACGCGCCGCCATGGTTTGCGCGCGTGCTGACAAAGGGCTGACGAAGCTCACCAAAAGCTTCTCGCCTTCGACGTCGGTGCCTTCGAACACCGAATTTTCAAATTGCGACTTGCCGAGGGCGGCTTGATCGAGAATGTGGACCGTGTGTTCCATCGGGAACAAGGTACCCGCCGGTAAGGCGAAGGTCGCGGGCTCGGGTTTGGAAAACTGAGCCTCGCCGCCGTTTGGTGTCTTCGACATGCTCGCCGCGCCCAAAATGATGTCGCTATCGGTTTCGTCACCCATGACGGAGAAACGGTAGCGGGTTCCGTCGACGGATTCCCACGATGAAAAGTTCAAGCCCTGCGGCACGACATCACCGGTCGCGGTTTGCAGGTACATGGTGCCGGTTTGGTTGACCAGCCATCCATCGCAGGTTTGCTTGACGCCATAAGCGATTTGACCGCTGGCGGCTGAGACGTTCGAGCCGCGTTTGGCATCCGCCAGACGCACATCGTAGACCGCGCGGTAGGAAACCAAGTCCGCCGCCTGAACTGCGCCTGCAAAAACCACAATGGCGAGGGCGGAAGATGCGCATACGAAAGCGCCTTTAAGTAAACGAGACATCTGATACAGGCCTTGCTGTTGTCATTTTCATCAGCTTACGACGAGGTCGGGGCAAAAGAAAGGCAACAAGCCACATCGCCGCATTGCGCATTGCCCCTGCCTCCCCTAGGCTATCGGGACATGGAGTCCCGTTCGAACTGAGGAAATCATCATGAAGGTCACCATCAACGTTGAATGCACCCCCGAAGAAGCACGAACCTTTTTCGGGCTGCCCGATGTCCAGCCGCTACAAACTGCGATGATGGATGAAATGCAAAAACGGATGAAAGACGGTATGGCGTCCATGGACATGGAAAACCTGATGAAGATGTGGATGCCGGGCACCGCAGCAACCGCGATGCCGGGACTGGATCAGTTTCAGAAAATGTTTTGGGATTCGATGGCCGCGGCGACCGGCACCGCCAGCGGCAAAAAAGGCGGCTCGAAAAAATCCTGACGGCTTAATCCGTATCGCGCACGCGGACCCGGGCGCGGGTTTTCTTCACGTCGGCGCGCTTTTGTTTGCCTTCCAATCGGCGCTGCTTGGCAGCCATGGTCGGCCGCGTTGCGCGGCGTGGCTTGGGCGGTTGAGCGGCCTCCCGGATCAATGTCACAAGCCTTTCCAGCGCGTCGGCGCGATTTCGTTCGCGATTGCGAAAGCGCCGCGCCGAAATCACGATCACGCCGTCTTGGGTCATGCGCCGCCCCGCCAAAACTTTAAGTCGGCGAAACACCGCCTCACTCAAAGCCGGCGATTGCGCGGCGTTAAAGCGCAGCTGAACGGCGGTTTCGACTTTGTTGACGTTTTGGCCGCCAGGACCAGGGGCGCGGATGAAACGCTCTTCGATCTCGTCGTCGGACAAAATAATGGTGTCAGTCACGCAGATCATGGCGCAGACTCGCAAGTCTCTCCCGCGCTGGGTGAACTTACAGTTCCGGCAGCGGCGGAAGATCCATTTCCAAAATGCTCATGACGAAGGAATACGAAACTTCACCCTCGTCTTCGTCACGATGCAACACGCCGATGAATTCATCGCCGATATAGACCTCGATCGGCGCATCGGCCTTCATGGGCGGCGGCACGGCGATGCGGTTGTTGCTGAAGGCTTTGCGCAGATATTCCTGCACACGGGCGATTTCGGTGGTTCTCATAGCGTTCTCGTCATACTTGAAGGGTGAGAATCAACATTTAGCACAGCCGACGCGCTGACGCCATGGCTGTTGCCCATTAGTGGGGGGAGCCCCCCATGAACAGCACCTGCACCGTGATCGAAACGCTCAGCACGACGCCAAGCCCCACCATCACCCGCGCGGCCACGGCGAACGACTTGCCTTCCGCCAAGGTCAAAACCCGTCCCGCCGAACGCCAGATGCCGACAAACACGATGGTGAAATAGAGGTATAGAAAGCCGATCCAGCCCAACAGCGCCCAACCGATATGGTTGCTGGGAGCGTCGGGCAACGCCAGAAGCAAGGCAGAAAACAGGGCGATTTGGCCACCACCACCAAGCGCGCCCCACAACCAGAACGCTTTGGTGAGGCTGACATCGCCGTGAAACAGGGCGTTTGGGCCACGCCGTTCGCCGTTGATCACTTTAACTTCTCCATCCCTACTTTAATCCAACACCCAGATCACCTATCTATAGGTATGACAATCTTGGTAACAAATCCAAACATTACGAGAAAATCATATGGCAAACATTCTGGTCATTGATGACGACCCGGCTATCCGCGATCTGCTGACCATCCACATGGAAGATGCGGGACACACCGTTACGCATGCCGTAAACGGCCAAGACGGCATCGGTCAAGCTGGACGGTCACACCCAGATTTAATCATCCTCGACATCAACATGCCGGTGATGGATGGCACCCGTGTGCTACAGGCCTTGCGCGGCGCGCCTGAAACCTCAAAGGTTCCGGTCATCGCCCTGTCTGCAGTCGGAGGGACGCAAATGCGCGACGACATGCACCAGATGGGATGCGACGGTTTCGTCGATAAACCGATCAACTTTGACGTCTTGTGCGGCAAAATCAAAAAGCTGCTGGATCTCTAAGCCTCTGACGTCGGCGATCAGACAGGCGTAATCATGACGTCGTTCGCACGCATCAGGTCAAACATGTCCGCCAACGCCATATCGTGCTGTCGATAGCTGATCACCGCCAATATATTTGTAACCCGCGCGCCATCATCGGATAACGGCAACCGCACGACGTTCAAGAACGCGCCGAAGCCGTTGTGGGTGTCGGTGCCGTAGGCGGAAAACAACGGTATTTTATTTTTTTCAACGCGGAGAAATTCATCTTTGATGGATCGCGACAACGTCGAAACAGGCACATCGTCAGGCGTTTTGCCCGTCAATTCGACGTTGTGTACCGAGCGTAGCCCCGAACCGTAAAAGCGATATCGGAAATTGGGGCCTTTATCGTCCTCGAAGCAGTCAACCACCACTGTCGTCGGAACAAGTTGCAAGGGCAGTTGCAGCATATCGACCTCGCGCCATTTCGGCGCAATCCGGTCCCCTTTCAATCCCCGCCAATAATCAACCGCTTGGCGCAGATCCGTGGGCAGATCTTCATAGTCTATGGGCACATCGCGAACGTTGACCATCTGCGCTCTCCTGTCTTCGCCTCAGTGTCA is from Magnetovibrio sp. and encodes:
- a CDS encoding ribonuclease E/G — translated: MTKRMLIDATHPEETRVALVDGNQLEDFDVEVSSRRQLKGNIYLAKVVRVEPSLQAAFVDYGGNRHGFLAFSEIHPDYYQIPVADREEAEAHHAAEEAVHEDAPEHVDADATPAGDEDDHGEDVDPGENAENGELDIEPENGNGGSVETVGGDETDEVGETHHRRQPSAKQYKIQEVIKRRQVLLIQVVKEERGNKGAALTTYMSLAGRYCVLMPNTARGGGISRKITNSADRKSLKAILSSLDVPHGMAVILRTAGIGRTKAEIKRDFEYLIRLWNNVRDLTLQSTAPTLVHEEGDIVRRSIRDLYSRDIEDIQVEGEEAYRAAKEFMKLLIPSHARRVKLYKETSAPLFRSAGVENQLDAIHNPVVHLPSGGYLVINPTEALVSIDVNSGRSTKERNIEETAVKTNLEAADEVARQLRLRDLAGLVVIDFIDMDVNRNNSQVERRMKEALKHDRARIQVGRISPFGLLEMSRQRLRPSLIETSSEPCPHCGGTGIRRSTESTALVVLRAIDEEGANRRAAELTVHVPTSVALYILNHKRDALAELEAKYGMQVMLTNDDSLVPPDLRLERTKNQNGETISEMVANVRPDVAEDAGRKRKRRRRGRKRDDMDGLDTQYDAADAAEDEIEAGDEETVETAETAETGEEGKSKRRRRSRRGGRRRRKSIDAATEAAEGAEPGDTTDEAGDSETVSGADEDNLETAAMASGEERPKRRRSRRRRKPAGAETGEPANSNDETAEDVAIAADETVSDAVEGEVSEGGEEKPKRRRRSRRKPAAAEAAADTAVADDATEAVADDVQADAQAEDDTDKPKRRSRARKKPEPAVEAETVVEAEAETEVAAETEPQVTAPEPAVAEPAAEEPAAEESAAAEPLAPAPVPGVETVVVGEVAEKPKRKGWWNLGG
- a CDS encoding pyridoxal phosphate-dependent aminotransferase gives rise to the protein MTLKAAKRGAISPFIVMDVMRAANAREAQGEDILHMEVGQPSTAAPSKVLQAARDALDRELLGYTDAFGVPPLKDRIAAQYRNTYGVDVDPARIAVTTGSSGGFLLAFLSAFDAGDRVALASPGYPAYRNILTALDIEVVDILTGPDTDFQPTPDLLDQVDGRLDGLIIASPSNPTGTMIDRDGLQALAAYCRARGMRVVSDEIYHGITFEEPAHTMAEFDDECFVVNSFSKYYSMTGWRLGWLVFPESLARSVECLAQNLFISAPTLSQMAAISAFDCQAELDANVARYKANRDLLLDELPKAGFDKLSHAQGAFYVYADVAHLTDDSQAFCQQILAQTGVAVTPGVDFDPQRGHQFVRFSFAGSTEDMAEAAKRLKVFRQTL
- a CDS encoding gamma-glutamyltransferase — its product is MSSRFNTFKTIFKISETVRTNLSFWQPKTRSLTRQLSVAALALGVAACGSNEKQLQKGSVGFVSGFLGGVVADEPRAALVGRDILSSGGTAADAVSAMYFTMAVTLPSRAGLGGGGMCVAFDRASGVTEVLDFTATGPKAIPAGADRPSAVPANPRGFFALQARHGRLLWRQVITPAENFARFGHPTSRAFARDLAAIGPAVLADPGAQAMYASRTGSGVAVEGEKIEQLDLAGTLGMLRARGVGPFYTGPFATHFVESTQRAGGSLTIEELRDFRPEWRKTVRVKVGNEVAHFAPPPAVASSQAAVMLAMLIEQGQFDGGDEGTRAHLLAEIGAHAFADRETWITAKDVGALAESGRIAALSGKVQADRKTPLANLSPRPVNRHESPAATSFVAADAQGNAVACSVSMNASFGTGRVVAGTGVLLAAAPDDSGRGPTGLAPMLLINEPTKEFRMAAAASGGVVAPGALAGVVARIAEAGQTAKEAVNAPRVHNGGDPDVTYIEPTLDPAAQSRLATAGHNLSQIPSLGQVNVLYCPDGLPTQPLTCQMATDPRGAGLAAGSML
- a CDS encoding M48 family metalloprotease, with protein sequence MVLNVLKRLLTPVSFVILFRRKAVSQGVQRVDRFHSPMRRLCSVALIVALAWMMPNSTAFAQGGQTIIRDAEIEGIIRAYSTPLFVAAGLDPKSVNIRLIQDSTLNAFVAGGRNIFIHTGLLLASKDPNALIGVIAHETGHIEGGHLSRTRNAIEGASMVQLIGTLLGVAAAVGSGRSDVGQAVIMGSQSAGQRIFMKYSQTQESAADQAAMRLLEETERSARGLEGFLSQLGDQEILNPRLQDPYAQTHPLSRERIDTLRAYIATSPYSDKPPSNEDVEAHAIMVAKLFAFINPFIQTMRKYPETDQSFAARYARVIAHYRKPDLKTALPLLDELIHEMPRNPFLLELKGQMLFEHARPQEALEAYRKSYELLPDEPLIIMELARVELEVGTPELIDQSIEHLSIAHHLGAANAFSWRQLGIAYGRKGEMGLSSLALAESEYRTGQLANAQYHAGRAVSLLKTGSREHLQAQDLEEAIKVAMARRAAAKK
- a CDS encoding DsbA family protein, whose protein sequence is MSFVRTFIIATAMAIGAPLGAAHADTLSAAQKTEVEQVVRAYLLKNPEVIVEAINELQRRDEAAAAEKQRIAMQAMSADLTASPNDPVMGNPNGDVTMVEFFDYRCGFCKRVFDDVQTLIKEDGNIRYVLKEFPILGDDSVYASRAALAVWLHQRDKYPALHTALMTSKGALSNDKVMELAKDAGIDTQALAEQMNDPEIGKTVNATHAQAQALGITGTPAFIIGDNIAPGAIPLASMKKMVDAARGKATN
- a CDS encoding EipB family protein, whose product is MSRLLKGAFVCASSALAIVVFAGAVQAADLVSYRAVYDVRLADAKRGSNVSAASGQIAYGVKQTCDGWLVNQTGTMYLQTATGDVVPQGLNFSSWESVDGTRYRFSVMGDETDSDIILGAASMSKTPNGGEAQFSKPEPATFALPAGTLFPMEHTVHILDQAALGKSQFENSVFEGTDVEGEKLLVSFVSPLSARAQTMAARFKDAALTHPGWNFRLAYFDPASQTGEPLYEIEADYLDNGIPVRWMLDYGDFTVEMGMTKVEILPKPDC
- a CDS encoding DUF6489 family protein, which translates into the protein MKVTINVECTPEEARTFFGLPDVQPLQTAMMDEMQKRMKDGMASMDMENLMKMWMPGTAATAMPGLDQFQKMFWDSMAAATGTASGKKGGSKKS